A genomic window from Thunnus thynnus chromosome 12, fThuThy2.1, whole genome shotgun sequence includes:
- the LOC137194032 gene encoding mitogen-activated protein kinase kinase kinase 20-like, giving the protein MSSPGSSFVQIKHEDLLFYENCGGGSFGSVYRALWISQDKEVAVKKLLKIDKEAEILSVLSHKNIIQFYGAVLESPNYGIVTEYASGGSLYEYLSSEQSEEMDMEQIMTWAIQIAKGMHYLHGEAPVKVIHRDLKSRNVVMTADKVLKICDFGASKFLSHTTHMTVVGTFPWMAPEVIQSLPVSETCDTYSYGVVLWEMLTREVPFKGFEGLQVAWLVVEKQERLTIPTSCPASFAELMRKCWQADPKERPQFKQVLVTLETMANDSRLPDQCNSFLHNKDQWRCEIESTLERLRKLERELYSKEKELEERERRLKLWEERLMERSNMTPSPTSLLMERSPFFTPMSIGSSGSFFRSHSQDSNSAGVSSAGVSCLLRTLSNGDTERGSSAGGMGSLDSGRLHAMLRGLQGRFGEDDEEEEGTLEEKGWGQRDRDSESGSMEGGRVQVTLRSFPGGVVEREERTWEEGDRERGGMQRSRVTTIVRGYSGGFDAEGEREKEGGWEIEKVGDRLDEGGMEGGRLPTMFKGLHGSLGGLGDMLSLDIDEMGDMDRLGDMDMDMGDMGVMKVVGHGVRSEVGVRGRRSDVGVVVQGVRGDVSEAMSQKIRGEVGVIGHSGVQGVQVSMRASSNQNSVKSCSVRHGTKINMATAAMDMMELDWSDSD; this is encoded by the exons ATGTCGTCCCCCGGCTCGTCGTTTGTGCAGATAAAGCATGAGGACCTGCTCTTCTATGAGAACTGTGGAGGAGGCAGCTTTGGGAGCGTCTACAGAGCCCTCTGGATATCCCAGGACAAGGAAGTGGCTGTGAAAAAGCTTTTGAAGATTGACAAAGAG GCTGAGATTCTCAGTGTCCTGAGTCATAAGAACATCATTCAGTTTTATGGAGCCGTGCTGGAATCTCCCAACTATGGCATTGTCACAG aatatGCTAGTGGAGGGTCTCTATATGAGTACCTTTCCAGTGAGCAGAGTGAGGAGATGGACATGGAGCAGATCATGACATGGGCCATACAGATAGCCAAAG GGATGCATTACCTCCATGGAGAAGCTCCAGTCAAAGTCATTCACAGAGACCTCAAGTCACGGAACG TGGTCATGACTGCTGACAAAGTGCTGAAG ATTTGTGACTTTGGGGCTTCCAAGTTCTTGTCCCATACCACCCATATGACAGTGGTGGGCACTTTTCCCTGGATGGCTCCTGAAGTCATTCAGAGCCTGCCTGTCTCTGAGACTTGTGACACCTACTCCTACGGTGTG GTGCTGTGGGAGATGCTGACTCGGGAAGTTCCTTTCAAAGGTTTTGAAGGGTTGCAGGTTGCGTGGCTGGTGGTGGAAAAACaagag AGGCTGACCATCCCCACCAGCTGTCCAGCAAGTTTTGCAGAGCTTATGAGGAAATGTTGGCAAGCAGACCCAAAG GAGCGTCCACAGTTTAAGCAGGTGCTGGTAACCCTGGAGACCATGGCCAACGACAGCAGGCTACCGGACCAGTGCAACTCCTTTCTACATAACAAGGACCAGTGGAG GTGCGAAATTGAGTCGACTCTGGAACGCCTTCGGAAGCTGGAGAGGGAGCTTTACTCCAAGgagaaggagctggaggagagggagaggaggctCAAACTGTGGGAGGAGAGGCTGATGGAGAGGTCCAACATGACTCCCAGTCCAACCTCCCTACTCATGGAGCGCTCACCG TTCTTCACACCAATGTCCATCGGTTCCTCCGGCTCTTTCTTCCGCTCGCACTCTCAGGACTCCAACAGTGCAGGGGTCAGCAGTGCTGGCGTCAGCTGTCTTCTCCGCACTCTCAGCAACGGAGACACCGAGAGGGGGAGCAGTGCAGGGGGGATGGGCTCCCTCGACAGTGGGAGGCTGCACGCCATGCTCCGAGGGTTGCAGGGGAGGTTCGGAGAGGAtgacgaggaagaggagggaacaCTGGAGGAGAAAGGCTGGGGGCAGAGGGATAGAGACAGTGAAAGTGGGAGTATGGAGGGGGGGAGGGTGCAGGTGACACTCAGGAGCTTCCCGGGCGGTGtggtggagagggaggagaggacgTGGGAGGAGGGAGACAGGGAGCGAGGAGGGATGCAGAGGAGCAGGGTGACCACCATAGTCCGAGGCTATTCGGGTGGGTTCGATGCagaaggggagagggagaaagagggaggatgGGAGATAGAAAAAGTTGGGGACAGGCTAGATgagggagggatggaaggagggaggcTGCCGACCATGTTTAAGGGTCTCCATGGGAGTTTGGGGGGCTTGGGGGACATGCTGTCCTTAGACATAGATGAGATGGGGGATATGGACAGACTAGGTGACATGGACATGGACATGGGGGACATGGGGGTCATGAAGGTCGTAGGTCATGGTGTCAGGAGTGAGGTGGGGGTCAGGGGTCGTAGGAGTGACGTGGGAGTTGTAGTCCAGGGAGTCAGAGGTGACGTCAGTGAGGCCATGAGCCAAAAGATAAGAGGGGAAGTAGGCGTCATCGGTCACTCGGGGGTGCAGGGGGTACAGGTGAGCATGCGGGCTTCGTCCAATCAGAACTCTGTGAAGAGCTGCAGTGTGCGACACGGAACCAAAATCAACATGGCTACTGCAGCCATGGACATGATGGAGCTCGATTGGTCTGACAGTGACTAG